The proteins below come from a single Dermatophilaceae bacterium Soc4.6 genomic window:
- a CDS encoding fused MFS/spermidine synthase — MPGGHVELVPDDRGGVTLLLDGSPQSHVQLSDPGLLAFEYVAHLALVIDATAPPAPATLAVTHVGGAAMTLARWVEHTRPGSPQIVMEPDAALTELVRHELPLPRRHRIRVRPVDGLTGTAALADTSADVVVVDAFDHGQVPAELTTTAYLADVARVLRPTGVALLNLADEPGLRYVARVVASLAATGLLGEVALLATQEVLKGRRFGNVVVAASATPLDVSTLAARVARSPLPTGLRRGGDVERMARSARPLTVDDPRPSPPSPDPGRWRVR; from the coding sequence ATGCCGGGTGGTCACGTCGAGCTCGTCCCGGACGACCGCGGCGGAGTGACCCTCCTGCTGGACGGGTCACCCCAGTCGCACGTGCAGCTGTCCGACCCCGGCCTGCTCGCCTTCGAGTACGTCGCCCACCTGGCGCTCGTCATCGACGCGACGGCGCCACCGGCCCCGGCGACCCTGGCCGTCACGCACGTCGGGGGCGCCGCCATGACGCTGGCCAGGTGGGTCGAGCACACCCGCCCCGGCTCGCCGCAGATCGTCATGGAGCCGGATGCCGCGCTCACCGAGCTCGTGCGCCACGAGCTGCCGCTGCCGCGGCGACACCGCATCAGGGTGCGTCCCGTCGACGGCCTCACCGGCACCGCGGCCCTGGCGGACACGAGCGCCGATGTCGTCGTGGTCGACGCCTTCGACCACGGACAGGTGCCGGCCGAGCTGACGACGACGGCCTACCTCGCGGACGTCGCCCGGGTGCTCCGGCCCACCGGGGTGGCGCTGCTCAACCTCGCTGACGAGCCGGGCCTGCGCTACGTCGCCCGGGTCGTCGCGTCGCTCGCCGCGACAGGTCTCCTCGGCGAGGTGGCACTGCTCGCGACGCAGGAGGTGCTCAAGGGGCGACGCTTCGGCAACGTCGTCGTCGCCGCGTCGGCGACGCCCCTCGACGTCTCCACCCTCGCGGCCCGGGTCGCGCGCTCACCGCTCCCGACGGGACTGCGCCGGGGCGGCGACGTCGAGCGGATGGCGCGCTCGGCGCGACCGCTGACCGTCGACGACCCCCGGCCGTCGCCACCG